The DNA region ACAGCCAATTCCCACCTGCTGGGAGCTACTATTATGATTGCTACAGTTTTCATTACCAGTACCATCTTAGTTTTTCAGTTTACATAGAGCTTTTTTAGCAATATCCTGAGTTGGTTTTTGCAGCCATTTTGTGAGATGGGCAGATGAGGAAGCATGGTTAACAGAAGTCATGTTACAGTGACATCACCCATATCACATAGCTGATGAGTGGCAAAGCCAGGCTTTGGGAATAGGCAGCTTGCCTCAAGTCTCCTGACCTGCAGGCCAATGCCCTCCTCACCTTCCCAAGTACTTTTTGGGCTTCCTGTTTTATCAGTGAGGGTAGCATCTGGTCTGTTCCAGTGAGTGCCACATGAGCTGGGGGCATCTTCACCAATTACTGGTCTGTCTTCTGTCTCTCCCTTGCTAGCCCCCAGAGTGCAGGCTGGCCTGCTGGACTTCCTGCTGTTTGGGAGCCTCATCTCAGCAGTGGACCCTGTGGCTGTACTGGCTGTCTTTGAGGAGGTGCACGTCAATGAGACTCTCTTTATCATCGTTTTTGGGGAGTCCCTGCTCAATGATGCAGTCACTGTGGTGAGTGCTCAGCAGGCTGACATCCCCTGACCTCAGGCTACCACATTCTGACTAGTTGGGCATCTGAGCAGGCTCAGACCCTTTCTTCTGGTCCCCTGGGGAAGAAATAGGTCTCAGCTTTTCCCCTCTTCCAGTGGCCTTGGTTGCTATCTCCCCCTCACTTGCTCCTGAATTTCCTCTTTTCACTTAGGTGCTGTACAAGGTCTGCAACTCTTTTGTGGAGATGGGCTCTGCCAACGTGCAGGCCACTGACTACCTGAAGGGAGTCGGTCAGTATTTCCCCCTCTCTGTCTCCCCCAGGTTGCTGAGTCCCACCCTCCTGGCAACAGGACAGCAGAGGCTATTCGGGTTGCCTCATTTCTTACTCTCCTCTATGGAGAAATGGGGTCTGGGCAAAGCTTGCCCTGGGATCCTGAGCCCTGGGGAGTGTAGTGGGTATCTTCCACCACTTCCTACCAGGCAGCACTCTTGTCAGCCTTGGGAGGGTCTGGACCAGGGGTCATGCTGATAACCcactcctcccccagcctccctgtTTGTGGTCAGTCTGGGCGGGGCAGCCGTGGGCTTAGTCTTTGCCTTCCTCCTGGCCCTGACCACACGCTTCACCAAGCGGGTCCGCATCATCGAGCCGCTGCTGGTCTTCCTCCTCGCCTATGCAGCCTACCTCACTGCTGAAATGGCCTCCCTCTCTGCCATTCTTGCGTGAGTTCTGGGAGCCTTACAGGCCGGCAGCTGGGAGGGGGCACTGGAGATGGACAGAAGTGGGACCCTGAGGAGTTTGTAGGTTTTCTTGAGCCCTTGTGTACTGGTTCCTCAGTCTCCCTTGGAGAGAAAATAAACCTCAGGTAATCTTCCAAAACTGGGCACCCAGAACTGGGTACTCCAGGGCCCAGTCTTCCTCTGTCTTAAAAACCTGGGACCACTGGCTGTGGTAACTAAGTGCTTCAAAAGATGCCTCAGAGTCTGCTAATTGGAGCATGTTTCTCGTCATTTTTCCCTCCTGGAGGCACTGAGTGGAAGCCTAGAGATCTGGATTCCCAGGGCCACTACTGACTTTCAGTGTCCATGCATTCCTAGTTTTTGTCCTTGCCTTCCTAGTTTTCTCCTCTGAGAATCTGACACCCTGTGTTGGGCAATGCCCACTCTTGCAGCATGCTCAAACCCTGGAGGCTGAGCCCCCTGGAATGCCTTCTCACTTAATTCTGTCTCTCCATTCTTCTCCTCCCAGGGTGACCATGTGTGGCCTGGGCTGTAAGAAGTATGTGGAGGCCAACATCTCCCATAAATCACGCACAGCTGTCAAATATACAATGAAGACTCTAGCCAGTTGTGCTGAGACTGTCATCTTCATGCTGCTTGGCATCTCGGCTGTGGACTCTTCTAAGTGGGCCTGGGACTCTGGGCTGGTGCTGGGCACCCTCTTCTTCATCCTGTTCTTCCGAGCCCTCGGTATTGCTGGCACCCTCTGtttccccactctcctccttgtctcccctccccctgcaggCTCATTCCCCAATCTGAGTCCACATCCTTGTCAATTCCTATGCCTCCCCCTAGTGCTCAATTCTCCCAGTCCTTACCAGACCTTAGCTCAGACACTTGGTGCCACCCACTCCCAGTGTCTTCCACTCCCAACACCTTGTTCCTGCTGACCTTCCTCCTGCTGTAGGAGTAGTCCTGCAGACGTGGATGCTGAATCAGTTCCGGTTGGTCCCTTTGGACAAGATTGACCAGGTGGTGATGTCCTATGGGGGCCTACGGGGGGCTGTGGCCTTTGCTCTCGTCATCCTGCTGGATAAGACCAAGGTCCCTGCCAAGGACTACTTTGTGGCCACCACTATTGTGGTGGTCTTCTTCACAGTCATTGTGCAGGTGGGAGTGCCCATGAGGCTGGTGGGGAAAGGGTCCAGTAGGCCCTGGGGAAAGTCTTGGAACCTATGGAACAGGCACTCCTCCTCCTGTTGGGAGAAGCAGGAACCTAACTTCCAAGACCTTGAGCGCACTGGGGTAGGGGGACAGAGCTGAGGCCTAATGATGGGGGAGAGAAAGGCAGCAGGGAACTGATTAGGGAAGGGCTCACCTCCTGCCTGTCCATAGGGCTTGACCATCAAACCACTGGTCAAGTGGCTGAAGGTGAAGAGGAGTGAACATCACAAACCCACCTTGAACCAGGAGCTGCATGAGCACGTGGGTACCAGAACCCCAACCCTCCACctgtccctttctcccttctcctaTTTTGGCAGAGTCCTGATCCAGTCCCCCTACCCACCCCCTTCTAGACTTTTGACCACATTCTGGCTGCAGTGGAGGACGTTGTGGGGCACCATGGCTACCACTACTGGAGGGACAGGTGAGGGAGCTGCCCCGAGGCTCCTTCAACAGCAGCAGCCCCACCAGACAGGGCAGCATGGGGGATGTGCCACCCTTCTAAGAAGGGACACAACCAGGTTCAGGCTGGGTGACCTCTGTCTGGAGCCTTAGAGAAGCATTACTGTGCTCAGGATAAGACAAGGCTCCCTAGTGTGGCCTGCCTGGCCCTGCATGATCTGGCATTTACCAGATTCCAGCCCCATCATGCTCTGCTATGTCTTGGATGGTCTTCCTGCTAATTACTTGGACCCCATTAGAGCCTTAGGATCCACCAAGATCCCTGGGCCTGGCCACTGGGACCATTGCACATGTTCTCTCTACTAGAACATTCCCTTGCCTCATCTTACTCTAACTTTTGTTCATCCTTCAGATCTCACCACAAGCATAAATTCCTTAGGGAGGGCTTTCCTGGCCTCCCTGAGAAGGACAAATCCCTATCATATTCTACAATTATCCTTGTTAGTTCTTGTCATGGTTGCAATTTTACAGTTATTTGCAATAACTTTAATTAATGTCAGAGTTTCCCCCAACACTGTAAATTTTACAGAGCAGGAACTAGCCTTGAGATTCTCCCAGCTGAGATCCATTCCAAGAAAGCCAGGCCAGTGCTGGTGGTGTCCCTGTCCTATCTGAGGAAGGGCCAGCCAGCCAGGCCTTGGGGATGGTACTCAGGGCTGGGCCTGGCATCCTCTATAGGTGGGAGCAGTTTGACAAGAAGTACCTGAGTCAGCTGCTGATGCGGCGGTCAGCCTACCGCATCCGGGACCAGATCTGGGATGTATACTACAGACTCAATATCCGGGATGCCATCAGCTTCGTGGACCAGGTAGGGCATATGGTCGAGAGAACAGGATAGAAAGGAGcaacaggcaggcaggcagccttATTAGGAGAGAGTTGGGAGTTCCCAGCTGTACTCATGGTCTGATGAAGTAGCAGAATTAAGCTTGACCTGGTGCTGACATTCAGAATCTGGCAAGCAGTATAGAAAGGTGGGAAACATCTGGACCCTGGAGTCAACAGATGTAGTTCAACTATTATCACAGGTGTGTGATTTTTGGAAGCCACTTATATGTCTGAGCCTATTTCCTAAGTCATAAGAAAGCAGAAATAAGAACAAGAGTACCTATGTCAGGTTTTACGGATTCAATATATAAAGTGTTACTACAGTATCTAGCACATCAAAAGAGCAAAAGAAGTATTAACTGTTGTTCTCTTTATTATTCTCTTGATGCTGTGGGCC from Urocitellus parryii isolate mUroPar1 chromosome 15, mUroPar1.hap1, whole genome shotgun sequence includes:
- the Slc9a5 gene encoding sodium/hydrogen exchanger 5 isoform X3, with protein sequence MLRAALALLGLPLAGAGAAEEPTQEPESRGEPPPGLALFRWQWHEVEAPYLVALWILVASLAKIVFHLSRKVTSLVPESCLLILLGLVLGGIVLAVAKKAEYQLEPGTFFLFLLPPIVLDSGYFMPSRLFFDNLGAILTYAVVGTLWNAFTTGAALWGLQQAGLVAPRVQAGLLDFLLFGSLISAVDPVAVLAVFEEVHVNETLFIIVFGESLLNDAVTVVLYKVCNSFVEMGSANVQATDYLKGVASLFVVSLGGAAVGLVFAFLLALTTRFTKRVRIIEPLLVFLLAYAAYLTAEMASLSAILAVTMCGLGCKKYVEANISHKSRTAVKYTMKTLASCAETVIFMLLGISAVDSSKWAWDSGLVLGTLFFILFFRALGVVLQTWMLNQFRLVPLDKIDQVVMSYGGLRGAVAFALVILLDKTKVPAKDYFVATTIVVVFFTVIVQGLTIKPLVKWLKVKRSEHHKPTLNQELHEHTFDHILAAVEDVVGHHGYHYWRDRWEQFDKKYLSQLLMRRSAYRIRDQIWDVYYRLNIRDAISFVDQGGHVLSSTGLTLPSMPSRNSVAETSVTNLLRESGSGACLDLQVIDTVRSGRDREDAVMHHLLCGGLYKPRRREALRYALAHASFLPLQPVQRRNYPGRVGKGTWQCMCLQRPPRLFLWTCRQAGTRACHPWRAWHPLLVPRPPL